One Vallitalea pronyensis genomic region harbors:
- a CDS encoding ABC transporter permease: MEMTQAKPKPSVGSKLVKHLKKKYQLWLLALPAIVYFIIFHYIPMYGVQIAFKDFIAFKGILGSPWVGFKHFERFFTSYQFGRLITNTLGISFYQLAVGFPAPIILALLLNQTKNQKYKKFIQTLTYAPHFISVVVMVGIILLFLSPQSGIINHMIAWTGLERINFMAEPAYFKTIYVFTGVWQSAGWGAVIYLASLSSISPSLYEAARIDGANKWHLIRYIDMPSIMPTAVILLIMNVGRIMNVGFQKTYLMQNPLNLESSEIIATYIYKVGLLDAQYSYSAAIGLFNTIINIILLVTVNRISRKVTETSLW; encoded by the coding sequence ATGGAAATGACTCAGGCAAAACCAAAGCCAAGTGTCGGTTCAAAACTTGTCAAGCATCTGAAGAAAAAATATCAGTTATGGTTACTGGCTTTACCGGCCATCGTGTACTTTATTATTTTTCATTATATCCCTATGTATGGTGTACAGATAGCCTTTAAAGATTTTATTGCATTCAAAGGCATCTTGGGTAGTCCATGGGTAGGCTTTAAACATTTTGAACGCTTTTTCACATCTTACCAATTTGGGCGACTTATTACCAATACACTGGGTATCAGTTTCTACCAACTGGCAGTCGGTTTCCCAGCACCTATTATTTTAGCATTACTGCTTAATCAAACAAAAAACCAAAAGTATAAGAAATTCATTCAAACTTTAACCTATGCCCCTCACTTCATTTCTGTGGTTGTTATGGTCGGAATCATCCTGCTATTCCTATCACCTCAAAGTGGCATTATCAATCATATGATTGCATGGACTGGATTAGAACGTATTAATTTTATGGCAGAACCTGCTTATTTCAAAACCATCTATGTGTTTACAGGTGTTTGGCAGAGTGCAGGCTGGGGCGCCGTCATTTATTTAGCATCCCTTTCCTCTATTAGTCCATCTCTTTACGAAGCCGCTCGAATAGATGGTGCAAACAAATGGCATTTAATCAGGTACATTGATATGCCATCCATCATGCCTACAGCCGTCATTTTGCTGATTATGAATGTTGGCCGTATCATGAATGTGGGATTTCAGAAAACGTACCTTATGCAAAACCCATTGAACTTAGAGTCTTCTGAGATTATTGCAACCTATATTTACAAAGTTGGTCTCCTTGATGCACAGTATAGTTACTCCGCAGCCATTGGACTTTTTAACACGATCATTAACATCATTTTACTTGTTACTGTTAACCGTATTTCAAGAAAAGTTACTGAAACCAGTCTCTGGTAG
- a CDS encoding pyridoxamine 5'-phosphate oxidase family protein has protein sequence MEERCGNDKEVIIGLATVALCTNADGNPRPAVRMVCAYYEDGVFYVSTDATKNKSLQIEKNNEVSVCGLDWFAFQGIAENLGWVKDNKNAKIRAKFKKVFGWFDEVGDEDNPNSIVMRITLTEGTIIDNEKKYGKSIYEINLMNKVVK, from the coding sequence ATGGAAGAGCGTTGCGGAAACGATAAAGAGGTAATTATTGGCCTTGCGACAGTAGCATTATGTACGAACGCAGATGGTAATCCCCGTCCTGCTGTCCGCATGGTATGCGCTTATTATGAAGACGGTGTATTTTATGTTTCCACCGACGCAACAAAAAATAAAAGCTTGCAAATTGAGAAGAACAACGAAGTTTCTGTCTGCGGGTTGGATTGGTTTGCTTTCCAGGGCATAGCTGAAAATCTCGGTTGGGTAAAGGATAATAAGAATGCAAAAATCAGAGCGAAGTTCAAAAAAGTCTTCGGCTGGTTCGATGAGGTTGGCGACGAGGACAATCCCAACTCAATCGTTATGCGTATCACACTGACAGAAGGTACCATTATTGACAATGAAAAAAAATACGGTAAAAGTATATATGAAATCAATCTTATGAATAAAGTGGTAAAATAA
- a CDS encoding carbohydrate ABC transporter permease, translated as MTKQKASTGASDKTVDIMIYIILGLIGLGVAYPLYFIIIASFSDPTMVNTGQVILLPKKTTFEGFALLFHHNDLWIGYRNTIIYALSGSGIGIIITMMVAYTLSIRDFKSGRFIMFFLMITLYFNGGLIPTYLWMKKINLTNTPFIMILLGSVSVFNIILARTFIRSSLSKELYEAAVIDGCTHFQYFFQIVLPLSKAIIAVLGLYYGVFHWNDYFRALIYLRDGELYPLQLFLRSILVEASADMELLDVEEVIKQQRLVELIKYGLIIVSSLPILMVYPFLQKYFVKGVMIGSVKG; from the coding sequence ATGACAAAACAAAAAGCATCTACTGGAGCAAGTGATAAAACCGTAGACATTATGATTTACATCATCCTTGGCCTTATCGGTCTAGGCGTTGCGTATCCATTATACTTCATTATCATTGCCTCTTTTTCAGACCCTACAATGGTAAACACAGGACAGGTAATTCTTCTTCCCAAAAAAACAACATTTGAAGGATTTGCATTACTCTTTCATCATAATGATTTATGGATTGGCTATCGCAACACAATTATCTATGCATTGAGTGGGTCTGGTATCGGTATCATTATCACAATGATGGTGGCCTATACACTATCTATTCGTGACTTTAAAAGCGGACGTTTCATTATGTTTTTCTTAATGATCACGCTTTATTTTAATGGTGGACTTATTCCAACTTACCTTTGGATGAAGAAGATTAACTTAACGAACACACCCTTCATTATGATTCTACTTGGCTCAGTCAGTGTCTTTAACATTATATTAGCTCGTACCTTTATTAGATCCTCTTTATCGAAGGAGCTCTATGAAGCAGCAGTGATTGATGGTTGTACACATTTTCAATACTTTTTTCAAATAGTATTGCCTCTATCAAAAGCCATTATTGCCGTTCTTGGACTTTATTATGGTGTGTTCCACTGGAACGATTACTTTAGAGCTCTTATTTACTTACGGGACGGTGAACTGTACCCATTACAATTGTTCTTACGTTCAATCTTAGTTGAAGCTTCAGCAGACATGGAACTTCTTGACGTTGAAGAAGTCATTAAACAACAACGTCTCGTGGAACTTATCAAATACGGACTCATCATTGTATCCTCTTTACCGATTCTTATGGTGTATCCGTTCCTACAAAAATACTTTGTTAAAGGAGTGATGATCGGTTCTGTTAAAGGTTAG
- a CDS encoding AraC family transcriptional regulator, which yields MFYNINFDKDSRQMFERIGIDLDIFLREAGIPPRAVNDNKFQLTSDQYKRLIEAMDEYMNDRFIVEISKVDSVASFNPEFFAGLCAENGLECIRRISKYKKIVAPIQMSLVEDNESVSISYVFNDGTPVPRMMFVHAQISILSIIRKGTGIEALKPKKISGSFEYPIEAVEYFNRTPSIISEGNAIVFSKEDLMRPFITKNNRMWDYLENELNHRLREMEVDQSFSAIVRRTLLELLPSGISDAEKISFELGVSKRTLQRRLKEENTSFNEQLNHIRELMVRNYLKMDMSLDEIAFLVNYSDAKSLSRAFKVWTGMSVTDYRSELSN from the coding sequence TTGTTTTATAACATAAATTTTGATAAGGACAGTAGACAAATGTTTGAGCGTATAGGTATTGATTTAGACATTTTCTTAAGAGAAGCAGGTATTCCTCCAAGAGCTGTTAATGATAATAAGTTCCAACTCACCTCGGACCAATATAAGAGACTAATAGAAGCAATGGATGAGTATATGAATGATAGGTTTATTGTAGAAATATCAAAAGTCGATTCGGTTGCCTCTTTTAATCCAGAGTTTTTTGCAGGATTATGTGCTGAAAATGGATTAGAGTGCATTAGGAGAATATCAAAATATAAAAAGATTGTTGCACCCATTCAAATGAGTTTAGTTGAAGATAATGAAAGCGTATCCATATCCTATGTATTCAATGATGGGACACCGGTACCACGCATGATGTTTGTTCACGCTCAAATAAGTATCTTATCTATTATTAGAAAAGGAACAGGTATAGAAGCATTAAAACCAAAAAAAATTAGTGGATCATTTGAATATCCAATAGAAGCAGTTGAGTATTTTAATCGAACACCATCCATCATAAGTGAAGGTAATGCGATTGTTTTTAGCAAAGAAGACTTAATGCGACCATTCATTACAAAAAATAATAGAATGTGGGATTACTTGGAGAATGAACTTAATCATAGATTGAGAGAAATGGAAGTTGATCAAAGTTTTTCTGCTATAGTAAGGCGTACATTATTGGAACTTTTGCCTTCAGGTATTAGTGATGCAGAAAAGATATCATTTGAACTGGGTGTGAGCAAAAGAACGCTCCAAAGAAGGCTAAAAGAAGAAAACACGTCGTTTAATGAACAATTAAACCATATAAGAGAACTAATGGTAAGAAATTACTTGAAAATGGATATGAGTTTAGATGAAATAGCTTTTCTAGTTAACTATTCAGATGCTAAATCATTATCAAGAGCTTTTAAAGTATGGACTGGAATGAGTGTGACGGATTATCGTAGTGAACTTTCAAATTGA
- a CDS encoding sulfatase family protein translates to MMKKPNIVYVFPDQYRIHAMGFWRKPEYRDALRGVSDPVHTPNLDKFADESIVLTQAVSTCPLCSPYRGMLFSGRYPEQNGVKHNCNNMRTDSLREDITCLTDVLADEGYNVGYIGKWHLDMPVPNCDAKGNYMVENGTHFPDGSKLGDVDLTDSANLYHCCWKAVTPESRRHRIDYWHNYGVNDWRQTTQYRDTDNKRYTVNKWAAAADGDLAVSYIHNDQGQRNEDNPFFLCVGINPPHNPYTEKEHTDMEMFDKYYSEERVPDIWHLLNRPNVPENAEAINFVRYYFSSVTGIDRQFGRIIEALESKGELENTIVVFSSDHGEMMGGHNLGAKNLPHEESYLIPFILRYPRAVSHRLEDLKMAGPDVMPTLLGLAGLKESIPMDLDGTDYSEIFIKGEEAKIEKPKSSLYIYDYPECQRKGVRTDRYTFVIERDEQGNMNKSYIFDNEADPYQMNNLDFEDLSHETLEFLKKELGYWLQKAGDQWYQDRVFEDFINYESVEIS, encoded by the coding sequence ATGATGAAAAAACCAAATATTGTTTATGTATTTCCCGATCAATACAGAATCCATGCTATGGGATTTTGGCGTAAACCAGAATATAGAGATGCCCTTAGGGGTGTATCGGACCCAGTTCACACCCCTAATCTTGATAAGTTTGCTGATGAAAGTATTGTATTAACTCAGGCAGTTAGTACATGTCCTCTGTGTAGTCCTTATAGAGGTATGCTTTTTTCTGGTAGGTATCCAGAGCAAAATGGTGTGAAACATAATTGTAATAACATGAGAACAGATTCACTAAGAGAAGATATCACATGCTTGACAGACGTGTTAGCTGATGAAGGATATAATGTGGGGTATATTGGTAAGTGGCACTTGGATATGCCTGTGCCAAATTGCGATGCAAAAGGAAACTATATGGTAGAGAATGGGACCCATTTTCCAGATGGGTCTAAGCTTGGAGATGTAGACTTAACAGATAGTGCTAATTTATATCATTGCTGCTGGAAGGCTGTTACGCCAGAGAGCAGAAGACACCGGATTGATTACTGGCATAATTACGGTGTAAATGATTGGCGTCAAACCACTCAATATAGAGATACAGATAATAAGCGTTATACAGTGAATAAATGGGCCGCTGCCGCAGATGGTGATTTAGCAGTTTCATATATCCATAATGATCAGGGGCAAAGGAATGAAGATAATCCATTCTTTCTATGTGTTGGTATTAACCCACCTCACAACCCATATACAGAAAAAGAACATACAGATATGGAGATGTTTGATAAATACTATTCTGAAGAAAGAGTTCCGGATATATGGCATCTTTTAAATAGACCTAATGTGCCTGAAAATGCTGAAGCTATAAATTTTGTACGTTATTATTTCTCATCAGTGACAGGTATAGACAGGCAGTTTGGTCGCATTATAGAAGCATTAGAATCAAAAGGAGAACTTGAGAATACGATTGTTGTTTTCTCATCAGACCACGGAGAGATGATGGGTGGTCATAATCTTGGGGCTAAGAATCTCCCTCATGAAGAGTCTTATTTGATTCCATTTATTCTTAGGTATCCAAGAGCTGTAAGTCATAGATTAGAAGATTTGAAGATGGCTGGTCCAGATGTGATGCCAACATTGCTTGGTCTAGCAGGGCTTAAAGAGAGTATACCCATGGACCTTGACGGTACGGATTATTCAGAGATATTTATTAAAGGAGAAGAAGCTAAGATAGAAAAGCCAAAGTCGTCCCTCTATATTTATGATTATCCAGAATGTCAGCGTAAAGGGGTTCGAACGGATCGGTATACTTTTGTCATTGAACGAGATGAACAGGGAAATATGAACAAATCCTATATCTTTGATAATGAAGCTGACCCATATCAAATGAATAATCTTGACTTTGAAGACTTAAGTCATGAAACGTTAGAATTTCTGAAAAAGGAACTTGGATACTGGCTTCAAAAGGCCGGTGATCAATGGTATCAAGATAGAGTGTTCGAGGATTTTATTAACTATGAGTCAGTAGAGATTTCTTAA
- a CDS encoding YDG domain-containing protein: protein MKSKSVTSILICLLMLVNLAVGNWLTVSAEETVHSNPSIAAYAYQREFIEDFSELTTSGLGTYASAAIPGFTWTLEGKANGITGTGLAYADPAFGTSVSLPSDPDSANNGVLISDTISNGLSKLSFSYGTGKWGSGKDRKFSVYINDVEIGAEQFDRVIAVPTRVYTYTWEASDEMPQFEGDVVIKFIGESNSYTQGNGKVVYPNIMIDDIHWTIAVDYDPYVEMTGVPVVGNTLTSNAFHVNDEDVVSYKWIACNGTEEVVVSEEKDFTITDNCVGKTLKVVMTVNGVDYVSPSTYTVIESVKDITVTFDAYERNYDGTDVADLVAHIEGIDSTDNVQLSYTTQFADKAVGENKTLSIKDILITGTDSYKYQAVFPEHIQGTINPVTITATVKGINKVYDGETNARVSFVFDGVVTGDQVSANYNALFDSPEIGEGKTVYVTNITLSGRDAGNYLYEIEECTVTANITLEAESRTPGIGDTGATFDLSKLDPKYPQMEEWIKAGVEGGIPVSDSWALNKAKLTTDLLEKPEAVPSRSYTIGFEAKDAKVHGQVADTALQGATKSDDIQSKIDEVAAAGGGIITLENGYYYLDKPIFIPSNIVLRGEEAGKVILYVAANDAMLDPYRGHAVLFATMDGDTVVGSENAGLENLVFEGCLGKPREDWNDHALVEVDTNTSILLFDKTTHNCWLHTVSVINGYRQTVNCSGYNNTFSNVYSNGAFNKGGGGAAYFIIAGHNNLMTGCLVTHLRHFSIQAGTAEYNVVYDNVFRQEVSFHHKDLGNNLIENNEIYLPGPNDEIERTGKYSSLGYPEYYDFPILDGTDSVFSSRGIRDGYVAIMGPWSIQHQISEELNYILNNRVTQNNQSIKHPWSEENIVYVGPFYVKPADKYTNFVPKDEYPAPIGGTFYPVVIEDTSD from the coding sequence ATGAAAAGTAAAAGCGTAACGTCCATCTTAATCTGTTTATTAATGCTCGTTAATCTAGCAGTCGGGAATTGGTTGACAGTATCTGCTGAAGAAACTGTCCATTCAAATCCATCTATTGCAGCCTATGCATATCAAAGAGAGTTTATTGAAGATTTTTCTGAACTTACCACAAGTGGTCTTGGAACATATGCTAGTGCAGCGATTCCAGGGTTTACATGGACATTGGAAGGTAAGGCTAATGGCATAACAGGAACAGGACTTGCGTATGCAGACCCTGCTTTCGGAACAAGTGTCTCTTTACCATCCGACCCGGATTCAGCCAATAATGGTGTGCTTATATCGGATACCATTAGTAATGGCTTATCAAAACTATCTTTTTCATACGGAACAGGTAAATGGGGAAGCGGTAAAGACCGAAAATTCTCTGTATATATTAATGATGTTGAAATAGGTGCCGAGCAATTTGATCGGGTCATAGCCGTGCCAACTCGAGTCTATACATACACTTGGGAAGCTAGTGATGAGATGCCTCAATTCGAAGGAGATGTTGTCATTAAATTCATCGGGGAGTCTAACTCTTATACCCAAGGTAACGGAAAGGTTGTCTATCCAAATATCATGATAGATGATATTCATTGGACCATAGCTGTTGATTATGATCCATATGTGGAAATGACGGGTGTGCCTGTTGTAGGGAATACCCTAACTTCCAATGCATTCCATGTAAATGATGAAGATGTTGTCTCCTATAAGTGGATTGCATGTAATGGAACTGAAGAAGTAGTGGTTTCAGAGGAAAAAGATTTTACTATAACCGATAATTGTGTAGGAAAAACACTTAAAGTTGTGATGACTGTTAATGGTGTAGACTATGTATCTCCCAGTACTTATACAGTCATTGAAAGTGTCAAAGATATCACTGTTACTTTTGATGCATATGAACGTAACTATGACGGTACAGATGTCGCTGATTTAGTTGCACATATAGAAGGTATCGACTCTACTGACAACGTACAATTAAGCTATACAACTCAATTTGCAGATAAAGCTGTTGGTGAAAACAAAACTCTGTCTATAAAGGATATCTTAATAACAGGAACCGATTCTTACAAATACCAAGCAGTATTTCCAGAACACATCCAAGGAACTATTAACCCCGTTACCATAACAGCAACTGTAAAAGGTATTAACAAAGTATATGATGGTGAAACAAATGCTAGAGTCTCATTTGTATTTGACGGTGTTGTAACAGGTGATCAAGTATCTGCCAATTATAATGCACTATTTGATTCTCCTGAAATAGGCGAAGGAAAAACTGTCTATGTCACCAACATTACCCTTTCAGGAAGAGATGCTGGTAACTACTTATATGAAATAGAGGAATGTACCGTGACAGCAAATATTACATTAGAAGCAGAAAGTAGAACCCCTGGTATTGGTGATACTGGGGCAACATTTGATTTGTCTAAATTAGACCCCAAATACCCACAAATGGAAGAGTGGATCAAGGCAGGTGTTGAAGGTGGTATACCTGTATCAGATAGTTGGGCTCTTAACAAAGCAAAACTTACAACGGATTTATTAGAGAAACCAGAAGCTGTGCCAAGTAGAAGCTACACCATTGGTTTTGAAGCAAAAGATGCAAAAGTCCATGGCCAAGTTGCTGATACTGCCCTTCAAGGTGCAACAAAATCAGATGACATTCAAAGTAAAATCGATGAAGTTGCTGCAGCAGGTGGTGGCATTATTACCCTTGAGAATGGTTATTATTACTTAGATAAGCCTATCTTTATCCCATCTAACATCGTCCTAAGAGGTGAAGAAGCTGGAAAGGTTATTCTCTATGTTGCAGCAAATGATGCTATGTTAGACCCTTACAGAGGTCATGCCGTGTTATTTGCAACAATGGATGGCGATACCGTCGTAGGATCTGAGAATGCTGGTCTAGAAAATCTTGTCTTCGAAGGTTGTCTTGGAAAGCCAAGAGAAGACTGGAACGACCATGCATTAGTTGAAGTCGATACAAATACAAGTATTTTACTCTTCGACAAAACAACACATAACTGTTGGTTACACACAGTCAGTGTGATCAACGGATATCGCCAAACGGTCAATTGCTCAGGATACAACAACACCTTCTCAAATGTATACAGTAATGGCGCATTTAACAAAGGTGGTGGCGGTGCTGCATACTTCATCATAGCAGGTCATAATAACCTTATGACAGGATGTTTGGTAACACACTTAAGACACTTCTCTATTCAAGCTGGAACAGCAGAATACAATGTGGTGTATGACAATGTATTTCGACAAGAAGTATCCTTTCATCATAAGGATTTAGGTAACAACCTTATTGAAAATAATGAGATCTACCTTCCAGGACCTAACGATGAAATAGAACGAACTGGTAAGTACTCATCCCTTGGTTATCCAGAATACTATGATTTTCCAATACTTGATGGTACAGACAGCGTGTTCAGTAGTCGTGGTATTAGAGATGGCTATGTAGCTATAATGGGTCCTTGGTCCATTCAACATCAGATATCCGAAGAACTTAACTACATACTTAACAATAGAGTGACTCAAAACAATCAGTCAATTAAGCATCCTTGGAGTGAAGAGAATATTGTTTATGTTGGTCCCTTCTATGTAAAACCAGCAGATAAATATACGAACTTCGTACCTAAAGATGAATACCCAGCACCGATTGGTGGAACCTTCTATCCCGTTGTTATTGAAGATACTTCCGATTAA
- a CDS encoding MATE family efflux transporter, whose amino-acid sequence MMNNKITEGTIWKQAILFFIPILFGTFFQHLYTIVDAVIVGRGLGTAELAAVGGSAAKYIAMITNFFIGISIGVTAYASRSYGEKNFKKLKAIIFNGTLLFVCLGLIFSIIGIVFSFEFLNLMGTPKDNIDLSNTYLKTYLYGILFCVIYNLFTGILRAMGDSKRPLYILMFCSILNIILDLLLALVLGLGVFGVAIATVFSQGVSAVLLFILLLRSLENTEHYKLSVDFPLMKDVAILGIPAGIQSILASFSNMAVQSTVNTFSTMTVAAWSAYIKLDGIVDAFISALSGSVITFVGQNLGAGKIDRVKKSVKQITIIGYMMMPIIIAVFILNRFTLLSMFTTDQEVVATSANILLFVIPMYIVTIPQYLLSQAVRGLGKSIMPMLLGLFGSVGLRLLWIFVIFPYNPTIEFLGLSYPVISFIMSILFFAYYRIVVNRLEYNKP is encoded by the coding sequence ATGATGAACAATAAAATTACAGAAGGTACAATATGGAAACAAGCCATATTATTTTTTATACCTATTCTTTTCGGAACGTTCTTTCAACATTTATATACAATCGTTGATGCTGTTATCGTTGGAAGAGGGCTAGGTACAGCAGAACTTGCTGCTGTAGGAGGATCTGCCGCCAAGTATATAGCCATGATTACTAATTTTTTTATTGGTATTTCAATAGGTGTAACTGCCTATGCTTCACGTAGTTATGGTGAAAAAAACTTCAAAAAACTGAAAGCAATCATATTTAATGGAACATTACTTTTTGTATGCCTTGGTCTTATATTCTCCATTATAGGAATCGTGTTCTCATTTGAATTTTTAAATCTAATGGGTACTCCGAAAGATAATATTGATTTATCAAATACATATCTAAAGACATATTTGTACGGTATCCTATTCTGTGTTATCTATAACTTATTTACTGGCATTTTACGTGCAATGGGCGATTCAAAAAGACCATTATACATACTCATGTTCTGTAGCATTTTAAACATTATTTTGGATCTTTTGCTTGCCTTAGTGCTTGGATTAGGCGTTTTTGGTGTAGCCATTGCTACCGTTTTTTCACAAGGTGTAAGCGCTGTGTTACTCTTCATACTGCTATTAAGATCCCTTGAAAATACAGAGCATTATAAATTAAGTGTAGATTTTCCTCTGATGAAAGATGTAGCTATTTTAGGTATTCCTGCTGGTATACAAAGCATATTAGCAAGCTTTTCAAATATGGCAGTGCAAAGCACCGTTAATACATTTAGCACAATGACGGTTGCAGCATGGAGTGCCTATATAAAGTTAGACGGAATAGTGGATGCCTTTATAAGTGCATTATCTGGCTCTGTTATAACCTTCGTAGGGCAAAATCTTGGTGCTGGTAAAATTGATAGGGTTAAAAAGTCTGTAAAACAAATAACCATTATAGGATACATGATGATGCCAATCATTATTGCTGTATTTATCCTTAATCGATTTACCTTATTATCCATGTTTACAACAGATCAAGAAGTGGTTGCAACGAGTGCCAATATTTTACTTTTTGTCATCCCTATGTATATTGTCACAATACCACAATATCTTCTTTCTCAAGCCGTTAGAGGACTTGGAAAATCGATTATGCCTATGTTACTGGGCTTATTTGGAAGCGTAGGGCTTAGACTTTTATGGATATTTGTAATATTCCCTTATAATCCTACAATAGAGTTTTTAGGATTATCGTATCCCGTAATTTCATTTATTATGTCTATACTATTTTTTGCTTATTATAGAATTGTCGTTAATAGACTTGAGTATAACAAGCCGTAA
- a CDS encoding SDR family oxidoreductase translates to MARKKLWIDNTTKNKNLKGKTFIVTGANSGVGLETTRQLIKQGAHVVMACRRVEAGEKVAEAFKSLRGSYEVMKLDLADLESVRGFVKKFLGKYNTLYGLDCNAGMVSMGREVTRTKDGFEMSIGVSYFGHFLLTESLLDILKKSAPSRIVLLSSCVHAGRPDNRPYVHLDDLNYKKRVYNAMHAYSEAKVANVLYALELSRRLEGTNVSAFSVHPGWARSNFGKENTFMRIISPIMAPFIRSMTDSNEESAQTSLNCLISDEAVKHSGSYFSQSSVLYRDKACKDGGWPLTSPNPHAKDIKVAKDLVNKTYKIVGL, encoded by the coding sequence ATGGCTAGAAAAAAATTATGGATTGATAATACAACTAAGAATAAGAATTTAAAAGGAAAAACATTTATTGTTACAGGAGCAAATTCAGGTGTTGGTCTAGAAACGACAAGACAATTAATTAAACAAGGTGCCCATGTAGTTATGGCGTGTAGAAGAGTTGAAGCAGGTGAAAAAGTAGCTGAGGCGTTTAAAAGTTTACGAGGTAGTTATGAAGTCATGAAACTTGATTTAGCAGATTTAGAATCAGTTAGAGGTTTTGTTAAAAAATTTTTGGGCAAATATAATACATTGTATGGTCTAGATTGTAATGCTGGTATGGTTTCAATGGGCAGAGAAGTTACAAGAACAAAAGATGGGTTTGAAATGTCGATTGGTGTTAGCTACTTTGGGCATTTTCTTTTAACAGAGTCTTTATTAGATATTCTTAAAAAGAGTGCGCCATCGAGAATCGTATTATTATCTTCATGTGTACACGCTGGCAGACCAGATAATAGACCATATGTTCATTTAGATGACTTAAACTATAAAAAAAGAGTTTACAATGCAATGCATGCATACTCAGAGGCAAAGGTTGCAAATGTTTTATATGCACTAGAACTATCAAGAAGGTTAGAAGGCACAAATGTTTCAGCTTTTTCAGTACATCCAGGATGGGCAAGGTCTAATTTTGGTAAAGAAAATACCTTTATGAGAATCATTAGTCCAATTATGGCACCTTTTATTCGGTCCATGACTGATTCAAATGAGGAGTCTGCCCAAACGTCACTAAATTGTTTAATATCGGATGAAGCAGTTAAACATTCAGGCTCTTATTTTAGTCAGAGCAGCGTATTATATCGAGATAAGGCTTGTAAAGATGGTGGATGGCCTTTAACATCACCAAATCCACATGCAAAAGATATAAAAGTTGCAAAAGATCTAGTGAATAAAACATATAAAATTGTTGGGTTATAA